The nucleotide sequence CGCCCTTACGGTGGCGTGGTGCCGGAAATCGCTGCCCGCGCCCATATTGATCATCTGGATGGCCTGATCGCCCGCGCCATGATGGAAGCCGGAATTGGTTTTGACGATCTGTCCGCCGTGGCGGCGACCGCCGGACCGGGCCTGATCGGCGGGGTCATGGTTGGCCTGATGTCCGGCAAGGCCATCGCCGCGGCGCGTGGGCTGCCCTTTATCGGCGTCAATCATCTTGAGGGCCATGCGCTGTCGGTGCGACTCACCGAGGAGGTGCCTTTTCCCTATATGTTGCTGTTGGTCTCGGGCGGTCATTGTCAGCTGTTGCTGGTGCGCGGAGTTGGGGATTATCGGCGGCTTGGCACCACAATCGACGACGCGGCAGGCGAGGCTTTTGACAAGACCGCGAAAATTCTCGGTCTTGATTATCCTGGCGGCCCGGCGGTCGAACGTGCGGCGCGGGATGGCAATCCCAAGCGGTTTGCATTGCCGCGTCCGATGAAGGGGCGGCCTGGCGCGGATTTCTCTTTTTCAGGGCTGAAGACCGCCGTGCGCCGTGCGGTCGAGGCGCTTGACCGTCCCTTGACGGATGAGGACCAAGCCGATCTCGCCGCGTCCTTTCAGGAGGCTCTGACGGCCTCCCTCGTGGACCGCACAAGAAACGCCATCACCCTCGCACGGGCCGAAATCACCACGGCCAATCCGGCGCTGGTGGTGGCGGGCGGCGTTGCGGCCAACCAATATATCCGCACGGCGCTTGAGACGCTCGCGGCGGAACAGGGCTTTCGTCTGGTGGCTCCGCCCATGGCGCTTTGCACCGACAATGCGGCGATGATCGCCTGGGCCGGGTTGGAACGGTTCGCACTCGGGCTTGTGGACGGCCTCGATTGTCCAGCCCGCGCCCGCTGGCCCCTCGATCCCAACGCCGCACCCGCCATGGGAGCGGGGGTCAAGGCATAGGACAGTCATTTGTCAGCAATATCCTTGTCATGGCCGGGCCTGACCCGGCCATCCATCTTGCCGCCACTGCGGATGTGGCAGCATGGATACGCGGGTCAAGCCCGCGTATGACAATGTATTTAAATGATAATTATTTAAACCGCAGTCATTCAAATACCATTCTCCCGTTCCTTTAGAAACCGCTTCACGGCTTCGATGCTTTCCGGGTGGCGGGGCAGATATTGGTGCAGGCTGCGTACGATCAGGCGGTCGGGGCTGCCGTGGGGGAAGACTTCATGGACGGCGACAATGCCGTCGTCGTCGCCGCGCAGCAGCGGGTTGATGCCTTTGCCGGGGCGGGTGCTGCCGGCGATCAGGCGGTGGCGGCAGGTGATGGGGGGCAGTTTGCGGACGTTATTGGCCCTGAGATTCTGCCCGGCTTCGGTGGTGATGAGGCGAAACAATCGGTTGCTATGTAAAAGCCCGGCCATGCGCGCGCCGCGATTGGGCGTGCCCATCATAACGATGCCGTGGATCTTGATGTGTTGCTGCCAGGGTGCTTCGCGGGCGAGTACCACCCGCATGATCAATCCGCCCATGCTGTGGGCGACAATGGTCAGGTCGCTGACACCCTCAAGCCGGTTGAGCACGGTCTCGACATCGCTTGCGTGTTCTTCGATACTTTGCCGGGTGCTTGGGTAGCTGAGGAGAGTGGTGTCATAGCCCGCCTCGTTGAGGGCCCGCCTCATGGGGCCGAAGATGCTGCGAAACCCGCCGAGGCCGCCGATCATCAGCACGAGATGGCGGCCTTCCAAAACCTGAGGGAGCAGTTCGTCGAGTCGGGCCTGGCAATGAGCGTAGCTGCCCGAGCCGCGTTGCCGGTTGCCCGGATCGAGCAGGCGGTGGCGTCCGGTGATAAACTGTTCCTGGATGCGCCAGCCTGAGCGCAGCAGCCGATCTACCCAGACTTGCTGCCCGCCCATGGTGCGCACAGACAGAGCGCGCAAACGCTCGGTGATGAGCTTTCGCAGCTCGGCGGGTTGGACTGTTCGGGCCATGACCGGTATATGGTGAACTGTACGTGCAAAAACCAGAGGGCTTGAACTCGGGGGGCGCGGGCGGCATAAACGCCAGGTGATACAAGAAAGCAGGGGTCGGATGGCACAAACAATCGGCGTGGTTGGCGGAGGAGCCTGGGGCACAGCGCTCGCAACAGTGGCGGCGCGGGCCGGGCATGAGGTGATCCTCTGGGTGCGCGAGCCCGAGGTTGCCGAAGCCATCAACAGTCGGCATGAAAATAGCCTCTTCCTGCCGGGCGTGATCCTGCCGGACAGCATCCGTGCCTCAACCGATCCGCAGACCCTTGGTGCCGCCGACATTCTGTTATTGGTGGCGCCGGCTCAGCATATGCGCGGGGTTCTGACCATTCTTGCGCCGCATCTGAAGTCGGGTGCGCCCGTTGTGGTCTGCGCCAAGGGCATCGAGGAGTCGACGGGCGCACTGATGAGCGAAGTGACGTCGGAAATCCTGCCGAGTCATCCGCTTGCCGTGCTGTCAGGGCCGACCTTCGCTGCCGAAGTGGCGCGCGGCCAACCGGCAGCAGTGACGCTCGCGTCGAAATATCAGACTGTGATCGCCCGCATTACCGAGGCGCTCGGCCAGCCGACTTTCCGTCCCTATGGCTCAACCGATGTGGTGGGCGCGGAAATCGGCGGTGCGGTTAAGAATGTCATCGCCATCGCGGCCGGGATCGTGGATGGCTGCGAGCTTGGGGAAAATGCCCGGGCCGCTGTGATCACCCGTGGCATGGCGGAAATCCTCAGATTCGCCCAAAGTAGGGGTGCCGAGCGGGAGACCATGCTGGGCTTGTGTGGCCTTGGCGACATGATCCTGACCTGTGGCAGCCCGCAATCGCGGAATATGTCGCTCGGGCGGGATCTTGGCCGAGGCCGCAGCCTGGCCGATATTCTCGGCGAACGGAAATCGGTGGCCGAGGGGGTTTATACCGCCCGCGTGCTGGCGAACATTGCCCGCGAGCGCGGCATCGACATGCCCATCGTGCAGGCGGTGGCCGCCATCCTGCACGAGGGCCAAAGCGTCC is from Govania unica and encodes:
- the tsaD gene encoding tRNA (adenosine(37)-N6)-threonylcarbamoyltransferase complex transferase subunit TsaD — encoded protein: MGNSKPQILVLGIETSCDETAAAVVAADGCILSNVVLSQLDEHRPYGGVVPEIAARAHIDHLDGLIARAMMEAGIGFDDLSAVAATAGPGLIGGVMVGLMSGKAIAAARGLPFIGVNHLEGHALSVRLTEEVPFPYMLLLVSGGHCQLLLVRGVGDYRRLGTTIDDAAGEAFDKTAKILGLDYPGGPAVERAARDGNPKRFALPRPMKGRPGADFSFSGLKTAVRRAVEALDRPLTDEDQADLAASFQEALTASLVDRTRNAITLARAEITTANPALVVAGGVAANQYIRTALETLAAEQGFRLVAPPMALCTDNAAMIAWAGLERFALGLVDGLDCPARARWPLDPNAAPAMGAGVKA
- a CDS encoding esterase/lipase family protein, giving the protein MARTVQPAELRKLITERLRALSVRTMGGQQVWVDRLLRSGWRIQEQFITGRHRLLDPGNRQRGSGSYAHCQARLDELLPQVLEGRHLVLMIGGLGGFRSIFGPMRRALNEAGYDTTLLSYPSTRQSIEEHASDVETVLNRLEGVSDLTIVAHSMGGLIMRVVLAREAPWQQHIKIHGIVMMGTPNRGARMAGLLHSNRLFRLITTEAGQNLRANNVRKLPPITCRHRLIAGSTRPGKGINPLLRGDDDGIVAVHEVFPHGSPDRLIVRSLHQYLPRHPESIEAVKRFLKERENGI
- a CDS encoding NAD(P)H-dependent glycerol-3-phosphate dehydrogenase, which translates into the protein MAQTIGVVGGGAWGTALATVAARAGHEVILWVREPEVAEAINSRHENSLFLPGVILPDSIRASTDPQTLGAADILLLVAPAQHMRGVLTILAPHLKSGAPVVVCAKGIEESTGALMSEVTSEILPSHPLAVLSGPTFAAEVARGQPAAVTLASKYQTVIARITEALGQPTFRPYGSTDVVGAEIGGAVKNVIAIAAGIVDGCELGENARAAVITRGMAEILRFAQSRGAERETMLGLCGLGDMILTCGSPQSRNMSLGRDLGRGRSLADILGERKSVAEGVYTARVLANIARERGIDMPIVQAVAAILHEGQSVQDAIEDLLQRPFRPELQG